The following proteins come from a genomic window of Candidatus Thiodiazotropha sp. CDECU1:
- a CDS encoding PhzF family phenazine biosynthesis protein — protein sequence MTHQLYIVDVFAEQPYSGNQLAVIVGEDALSSETMQQLAAEMNFSETTFVTSEPGADGAYSVRVFTPAREIAFTGHPILGTAWVIRRYVAPESYDVIRLELAVGQVPVAFETSADGREVAWFIAPPMSLGATTSSEAVAAALGILPEDIDTKAPIQVVSAGTSAMIVPLCSLDALQRSKLDLERFAPLAAQGFPPLVYLFCQQTRNSRNNLSARFFFDAHGVREDPATGNGAAFLGAYLLEHQILPEAEISLRIEQGHEVRRPSLVMLQASVQQGIPQVRVGGYVIPTVQGELI from the coding sequence ATGACACACCAATTATATATAGTTGATGTATTTGCGGAGCAGCCCTACTCAGGAAACCAGCTGGCCGTCATCGTTGGTGAAGATGCCCTCTCTTCTGAAACAATGCAACAGCTTGCGGCGGAGATGAATTTTTCAGAAACAACCTTTGTAACATCCGAGCCTGGTGCGGATGGTGCTTACTCTGTAAGAGTATTCACACCCGCCCGGGAGATTGCCTTTACCGGACATCCCATACTTGGTACGGCCTGGGTTATTCGTCGTTATGTTGCGCCTGAATCATATGATGTGATCCGGCTTGAGCTGGCCGTAGGTCAAGTGCCGGTTGCCTTTGAGACGTCGGCTGATGGACGAGAAGTTGCCTGGTTCATCGCGCCACCCATGTCACTTGGGGCCACAACATCCAGTGAAGCGGTTGCAGCGGCGCTTGGTATATTGCCGGAGGATATCGACACCAAGGCGCCGATTCAGGTTGTATCCGCCGGCACCTCGGCGATGATTGTCCCACTTTGCTCGTTGGATGCACTACAACGGAGCAAGCTGGATCTTGAGCGGTTTGCCCCTTTGGCGGCACAAGGTTTTCCGCCTCTTGTCTACCTCTTCTGCCAACAGACGAGAAACTCCCGGAACAATCTCTCGGCAAGATTCTTTTTTGATGCGCACGGGGTGCGGGAAGATCCGGCAACAGGAAATGGTGCCGCCTTTCTGGGTGCTTATCTGTTAGAGCATCAGATCCTGCCTGAGGCAGAGATTTCCCTGCGGATTGAGCAAGGCCATGAAGTTCGTAGGCCCTCTTTGGTCATGTTGCAGGCAAGTGTGCAACAAGGTATTCCACAAGTGCGTGTCGGCGGATATGTTATTCCCACGGTTCAGGGAGAGTTGATCTGA